The genomic window CCACCATTTAAAAAGAAAATACTACATTATTTCAATGAGATAGCATTTTTTGATGTATCTATCCTTTTTTGGCACGATTTCTGCTTAATATTCTTAAATGATTATATTTTTTATTGAAATCTTAAAATTTTATAGAAAAGAATGGGGAATAAAAAAATCTTAATCATCGATGATGACAAAGAATTCTGTGAAATGCTCGAGGATATCCTCCAGTTGAAAGGATATGATGTGCAAAAGGCGTTCAACGGGAAAGAAGCACTAAAAATTATGGAAAATGAAAAATTTGACCTTGTAATAACAGATAAAAATATGCCTGAACTGTGCGGAATCGAAGTAATTACAGGAATAAAAAAACAATT from Candidatus Schekmanbacteria bacterium includes these protein-coding regions:
- a CDS encoding response regulator, with the protein product MGNKKILIIDDDKEFCEMLEDILQLKGYDVQKAFNGKEALKIMENEKFDLVITDKNMPELCGIEVITGIKKQFPKIPVIITTAFGDKKFKEESLKAGAFEYFSKPLKISNLIDAINRATGR